The Nothobranchius furzeri strain GRZ-AD chromosome 17, NfurGRZ-RIMD1, whole genome shotgun sequence nucleotide sequence tatcttatttttagtctaaaaagaaaatTAATTCTTCTGTAGAAAATTAAATGACTTAAAATAtggtaaatattcttaaatatgatccaaatTTCCTTGTTTTGATTTTAAAAGTCTGGGGTAAGCAAAATGAGCTTGGCTAGGCTTTATTCTGTTTTAAACGACTTTTGTTGTGTTCTGATTCCCTTTAATTCTGTTGTTCAGCCTCTTTTACTTCCTGCACAGTGCTGTGGTGTTACTGTACAGCTGTGTATGAATAAGGCTAAGTTGAGTTGAGAAATCTGAAAACTAGCTAAATAATCTAATTTTAAGCTAATTTTGTTGACCTGATTGGCAGAttatttttactcaaaacaaagtCATTTAGATCATGTTTAAGAAATGTTTTGTTATTTAaagtaattttattttttaatacctTTGATATTTAGACAAAAAATATCTGTTTTTGTCATTCTAGTGTTGTAAAAAGCTTTGATTTTCACATCTAAACATGTTCTTATTCCCCAGAGTGTTTAAACCGGTGCAAGTTCATGTTTAACATCTTCTTTTCAATCACACTGAAGACGTGCCCTGCTAAGGGAGATAGATGTCAGATTTTCCCAAAGCGATGAGGTCTTTTTCTGCTGAGCATGGAGGGAACAGTTGGACTGCCATGTTGTCTCTGATGTTTACTGTGATTCTCCGTTGGTCTGAAGCGCGGCCCATTTCAGTCATGAAGCATTTCAGGAAGGCTTTGTCACCGAGGACGAAAGTAATGAGGATCATTAATATTTTAGAGTCCAGCACGCCTTTCCAACTGTTATCCAATCTTAAATCCTGTTCCACACAGCACTTTATACCGCAATCATTTATTTACTGATCAGGCTGGTGACAGGATAAACACCCTGCTGGGAAGGCTGGACATGGGGGGTGCAGGGGTGGAGCTAGctagtggaggggggggggggggggggggatttaaaATCAGCCCCTTTGCCTTTTTTGCTGCCAGCTACTGGAATTAGCATATATGTCAGTATAAAGTGTTTAGTGAAGCtgcacaggttttattttctgtctGAGTGACAGAAGCAATCATCCAGGCACAGCTTCAGATCTTTTCCATCTGTTTGCTGAATGAACAGCATAATAAACGGATCCCAAACTCCTGCAGCTCATGCAGACACTTAGCTCACAGGACATCCCCTCAAAGCCAAGTCTGCTGTTTCATCCAAAACTCATGTTTCTGTCAGACCAGCTTTGGGCCGGAAAGGAAATAATCAACATGTTCAACAAAATCATCcactgatgatgtcatcaccatcatcatcactatcatcatcatcctcaccaccatcaccatcactaaCACCATTATTACTAACACCATCACCACCGTGACCCTCACCACCATGAtccacaccatcaccatcatcatcatcatcatcactatcaccatcatcatcactatcatcatcatcctcaccaccatcaccatcactaaCACCATTATTACTAACACCATCACCACCATGACCCTCACCACCATGatccacaccatcatcatcatcatcatcatcatcatcatcactatcaccatcatcatcactatcaacatcaTCCTCACCACCATGATCCTCACCACCAtgatcctcaccatcatcatcatcatcatcatcatcctcaccaccatGATCCTCACCACCAtgatcctcaccatcatcatcatcatcatcatcatcactatcaccatcatcatcactatcatcatcatcctcaccaccatcaccatcactaaCACCATTATTACTAACACCATCACCACCGTGACCCTCACCACCATGAtccacaccatcaccatcatcatcatcatcatcactatcaccatcatcatcactatcatcatcatcctcaccaccatcaccatcactaaCACCATTATTACTAACACCATCACCACCATGACCCTCACCACCATGAtccacaccatcaccatcatcatcatcatcatcactatcaccatcatcatcactatcatcatcatcctcaccaccatGATCCTCACCACCATGatcctcaccatcaccatcatcatcatcatcatcatcatcatcatcatcatcatcatcatcatcatcctcaccaccatGATCCTCACCACCAtgatcctcaccatcatcatcatcatcaccatcatcatcaccaccatgatCCTCACCACCATCACACCATCATCACTAACACCATTATTACTAACACCATCACCACcatgaccatcatcatcatcatcatcactatcaccatcatcatcactatcatcatcatcctcaccaccatcaccatcactaaCACCATTATTACTAACACCATCACCACCATGACCCTCACCACCATGAtccacaccatcaccatcatcatcatcatcatcatcatcactatcaccatcatcatcactatcaccatcatcctcaccaccatgatccacaccatcatcatcatcatcatcatcatcatcactatcaccatcatcatcactatcaccatcatcctcaCCACCATGATCCTCACCACCAtgatcctcaccatcatcatcatcatcatcatcaccatcatcatcatcactatcaccatcatcatcaccaccatgatCCTCACCACCATGatccacaccatcatcatcatcattatcatcatcatcatcatcatcatcactatcaccatcatcctcaccaccatgatcctcaccaccatcaccatcactaaCACCATTATTACTAACACCATCACCACcatgaccatcatcatcatcaccatcatcatcatcactatcaccattatTACTAACACCATCACCACcatgaccatcatcatcatcaccatcatcatcatcactatcaccatcatcctcaCCACCATGACCCTCACCatcttcacatcatcatcatcatcatcatcatcatcactaacacCATTATTACTAACACCTTCACCACcatgaccatcatcatcatcatcatcatcatcactatcaccaccatcatcatcactattagccgtcatcactatcaccatttatcatcatcaccatcagaatcactatcaccaccatcgTCATCACTATTAGCCATCATCACTACCACCATTacaattatcatcattatcatcataatcactatcaccaccatcgTCATCACTATtagccatcatcactatcaccattacaattatcatcattatcatcataatcactatcaccaccatcgTCATCACTATtagccatcatcactatcaccattacaaatatcatcatcaccatcagaatcactatcaccaccatcatcatcactattagccatcatcactatcaccattacaattatcattatcaccatcatcaccatcatcatcactatcactaccatcattatcatcatcatcatcatcatcatcatcatcatcatcatcatcatcactatcactaccatcatcatcagtatcaccaccatcatcatcactattagccatcatcactatcaccattacaattatcatcaccatcatcatctctaTGTAAcgggaggaaatatgggttttctgtcacaatggtggtgttggactcagctgggtcaagagctgggccgctgagaactttcacccacagattgagacctttgcagacatgaagtctgcaagagtctgctggaaaccataacatctgccacctgcagcttcgtgccagaagatgttgttcccatggaagtagtcataacataacaagtcttaaacttcctttcttgattttaatgttaaagaataatcattatcattttgctcaatataaatgtgttttaatcaaatgaataattattatgctttgggtaattataatggattaattaaTCCATACttgattaaataatgtttgaggatgtttgttaaggaccttcacgcacacacacactcaaacacacccacacacagattctcacagtaaactccaaaacacatttgctgacgcacacgttttgctttgagaagagaaaggcttttggtaagtttcagtcttatgattcagtttgtgttggacaacgaaagagagaggacctgaagaaaccaaaggggggacagagccgatcggctcatttcttcccccccccccccccccccctcacgctgttcctgtcagccagacaaaatagctgaatcgcaacttctaacgcagactcataccgagtcttttgatttctgagtgaactaaacttaacaaaacgcatcgacaaaacgctttaccatcaacgtgtaccgcgggcatctctggaccgggttcgcaggacacctacgtctcctctgccagccactggtgtcacctggatgaacatcaccatcctctggcggcccggatctaaaagagggtccacgaattcggtgaggcagaacacggtaGTTAGCGTTTGTTGCAGTTTttcaataagacctaagtttatccaaaccatcacttcactcagacacctgtttcttcctgaagcaaaatctgacacacacacgcattcatctcacctcatattcagtcttcacacattcaccacaaggtctatttgagcaagaacagcatatcaactgttaaaaattgtcccacaaagttgccaatgttgattgttatttcctgtttgtcaatttcaaaatcattagtttaatttgaagaattaaaacttttaattgtcaaacttgtttcttcattgaactgaaacacagacacacggatattatcgtcagtttatcgatgaaaacaacctttgagtcttcttaaaactatacaatttggttattaatttaataaaattaatatcacaaattaatatgtagaatggttcctctttcataaaagagcataaaccataacgctacattaaTTGGCAGAGCCTAATTTAGGTTCACAACATCtatcaccactatcatcatctccatcaccatcatcatcatcactattagcCATAATCActctcaccaccaccatcatcactattagCCATCCTCACTAGTACCAAtacaattatcatcatcatcatcatcatcatcaatatcactgccatcatcatctccatcaccatcatcatcactatcactatcaccatcatcatctccatcatcatcatcatcatcatcatcatcatcatctccatcaccatcatcatcactatcactaccattatcatcactatcaccaccatcatcactattagccttcatcactatcaccattacaattattatcatcactatcactaccatcatcatcactattagccatcatcattatcaccaatacaattatcattatcaccatcatcatcatcactatcactacCATCAACATCactatcattaccatcatcatcactatcaccaataCAAttatcatcatctccatcatcatcactatcaccatcatcatcatcactattagccatcatcactatcaccattacaaatatcatcatcaccatcataatcactatcaccaccatcatcatcactattagccatcatcactatcaccatcaccatcatcactattagccatcatcactatcaccattacaattatcatcatcaccatcataatcactatcaccaccatcatcatcactattagccatcatcactatcaccatcaccatcatcactattagccatcatcactatcaccattacATTTATCATTatcgccatcaccatcatcatcactatcaccaccatcatcatcactattagccatcatcactatcaccattacAATTATCATTATcgccatcatcaccatcgtcatcactatcatcaccaccatcatcactatcaccaatcaccaccatcatcactatcaccatcaccatcatcactattagccgccatcactatcaccattacatttatcattatcgtcatcatcaccatcatcatcactatcaccaccatcatcatcactattagccatcatcactatcaccattacAATTATCATTATcgccatcatcaccatcgtcatcactatcatcaccaccatcatcactatcaccaatcaccaccatcatcactatcaccatcaccatcatcactattagccgccatcactatcaccattacatttatcattatcgtcatcatcaccatcatcatcactatcactaccatcatcatcatcactatcaccaccatcatcatcactattagcaatcatcactatcaccattacAATTATCATCCTCACtatcactgccatcatcatcatcactattagccatcatcattatcaccaataCAATTATCattatcacatcatcatcactatcactaccatcatcatcactattagccatcatcattatcaccaatacaattatcattatcaccatcatcaccatcttcatcactctcactaccatcatcatcactatcatcaccaccatcatcactatcaacatcatcatcactatcacaaccatcatcatctccatcaccatcatcatcatcatcatcaatatcccaatcatcatcactatcactaccatcatcatctccatcaccatcatcatcactatcactaccatcatcatgtccatcaccatcatcatcactatcactaccatcatcatgtccatcaccatcatcatcactatcacaaccatcatcatctccatcaccatcatcatcactgtcactaCCATCAACATCACTATCATCATGACTatcaccatcatgatcatcaatatcaccatcatcatcactatcactaccatcatcatctccatcaccaccaccatcatcactatcactaccatcgtcatcactatcatcatctccatcatcactatcaccatcatcatcatcatcatcatcatcatcatcatcaatatctccatcatcatctctatcactaccatcatcatccccatcaccatcattatcatcaatatcaccatcatcatcactgtcactaccatcatcatctccatcaccatcatcatcatcaatatcatcatcatcatcactatcgctaccatcatcatctccatcaccatcatcatcatcaatatcaccatcatcatcactatcgctaccatcatcatctccatcatcatcatcatcatcgatatcaccatcatcatcactgtcactaccatcatcatctccatcaccaccaccatcatcactatcactaccatcgtcatcactatcatcatctccatcatcactatcaccatcatcatcatcatcatcatcatcatcatcatcatcatcatcaatatctccatcatcatctcta carries:
- the LOC139063723 gene encoding uncharacterized protein, with product MIHTITIIIIIITITIIITIIIILTTITITNTIITNTITTMTLTTMIHTIIIIIIIIIITITIIITINIILTTMILTTMILTIIIIIIIILTTMILTTMILTIIIIIIIITITIIITIIIILTTITITNTIITNTITTVTLTTMIHTITIIIIIITITIIITIIIILTTITITNTIITNTITTMTLTTMIHTITIIIIIITITIIITIIIILTTMILTTMILTITIIIIIIIIIIIIIIIIILTTMILTTMILTIIIIITIIITTMILTTITPSSLTPLLLTPSPP